The Bacillus thuringiensis region GCGTGAAGATAAAAAAATATGTATGCAATTGGAGAATATACTTTTAAAGGTTCTGGTGCAAAAACTTCAAGGTAACTACAAGTAATCTCTAAAACTTGGACATACTGATACTATTACTCTAAAAAGTTGTGTAATCGGTATGGAAAAGAAAAATTGGTTCAAATGGAAGCACTATCAGCCTGATATTATTTTATTAACGGTAAGATGGTACTTACGGTACAACCTAAGTTTTCGTGATTTGGTGGAAATGATGGAGGAACGGGGTTTATCCATTTCTCATACAACGATTATGCGTTGGGTTCATCTGTATGGTTCTGAATTGGACAAACGGATCCGACGTTACCTCAAACAAATAAATGACTCTTGGAGAGTCGATGAAACATATATCAAAGTAAAAGGTCAATGGGTGTACCTATATCGTGCTGTTGATTCGAAAGGAAACACAATTGATTTTTTCCTAAACAAAACAAGAGACCAGAAGGCTGCAAAGCGCTTTTTCAAGAAAGCTTTGCGGTCTTTTCATGTTTCAAAGCCACGTGTTATAACAGTCAATAAGAACCCAGCTTATCCTATAGCAATTGAACAGTTGAAAAAAGAAAAAAGCATACCTGATGGTATGCAACTTAGACAACAAAAGTACTTGAATAACATAGTAGAACAAGATCCTCGCTTTATAAAGAAGCGAATCCGTTCTATGCTAGGGTTCAAATGTTTTGACACAGCTACATCCATTCTTTCTGGAGTCGAAGCTATGCATATGATTAAAAAAGAACAGATTGATTTACGGGACCAGTCTGTCCAAAATCAAAAAGAATTCATCCATCAATTGTTTGGACTTGCAATATAAGATGCGATTCCGTTAGGAATATATGTCCTTTATTCTCTTTTGTTTTATTTTAGCACCAGAACCTGCAATTGTATCTAGCCAGGAAGAAGTGGCAGCAGCCATGAGAAAAAAGAAGTCCTGGTGGAAATTTTGGAATTTGTAAACGAGAAAAAGACCAAATTCTAGTCTTTTTTTATTTGATTAGCAGAAAAAAACATGGAGAAAACACGGAAAGGACATTGGAAGTACATCTTTTATTTTTAGAATATTCTTAGTTTTAAAATGATTCAGAAAGGAAGATTGTAATGAGATTAACTCCAAGAGAAATTGATAAACTGCTGGTAGTTGTTGCGGCTGATTTA contains the following coding sequences:
- a CDS encoding IS6 family transposase, producing the protein MEKKNWFKWKHYQPDIILLTVRWYLRYNLSFRDLVEMMEERGLSISHTTIMRWVHLYGSELDKRIRRYLKQINDSWRVDETYIKVKGQWVYLYRAVDSKGNTIDFFLNKTRDQKAAKRFFKKALRSFHVSKPRVITVNKNPAYPIAIEQLKKEKSIPDGMQLRQQKYLNNIVEQDPRFIKKRIRSMLGFKCFDTATSILSGVEAMHMIKKEQIDLRDQSVQNQKEFIHQLFGLAI